From the genome of Duffyella gerundensis, one region includes:
- the atpI gene encoding F0F1 ATP synthase subunit I: protein MSVSLYSVKFARTVLLIQLVTFVIIGALFTLKGVTWGASAIAGGLAAWLPNVLFMILAWRLQAQTPAKGRVAWSFALGEVLKVFATIIFLIVALGVFDAVFMPLGLTWLSVLIVQIVAPAVINNKG, encoded by the coding sequence ATGTCAGTGTCTCTTTACAGTGTGAAATTTGCCCGGACCGTGCTGCTTATTCAGCTGGTGACGTTTGTCATAATCGGCGCGCTGTTTACGTTGAAAGGTGTCACTTGGGGCGCATCTGCCATCGCAGGTGGTTTGGCGGCCTGGCTGCCTAACGTGTTGTTTATGATTTTAGCCTGGCGCCTACAGGCGCAAACACCCGCAAAAGGTCGAGTCGCCTGGAGCTTTGCTCTGGGGGAAGTGTTGAAGGTGTTTGCCACCATCATTTTTCTTATTGTGGCGTTAGGTGTGTTCGATGCGGTGTTTATGCCGCTCGGGTTGACCTGGTTATCGGTGTTGATTGTTCAAATCGTTGCACCGGCTGTAATTAACAACAAAGGGTAA
- the rsmG gene encoding 16S rRNA (guanine(527)-N(7))-methyltransferase RsmG encodes MIAKLDTLLKAANISLSDQQKQQLVAYVALLDKWNKAYNLTSVRDPQQMLIRHIMDSIVVEPHLQGERFIDVGTGPGLPGVPLAIVRPQSHFTLLDSLGKRVRFLRQVKHELGLTNIEPVQSRVEDFPAEPGFDGVISRAFASIGDMVSWCHHLPGREGRFYALKGVQPDDEIAALPAPFAVEKIIRLQVPELEGERHLVIITAQ; translated from the coding sequence GTGATAGCTAAACTCGATACGCTGCTGAAAGCGGCCAACATTTCATTGTCCGATCAACAAAAACAGCAGCTGGTTGCCTATGTCGCCTTGCTGGATAAATGGAACAAGGCTTACAACCTGACCTCAGTTCGTGACCCGCAGCAGATGTTGATCAGGCATATCATGGACAGCATTGTGGTCGAACCGCATCTGCAGGGCGAACGCTTCATCGATGTTGGCACCGGTCCGGGATTGCCTGGTGTTCCACTGGCTATCGTGCGGCCGCAGTCGCATTTTACCTTGTTGGACAGTCTGGGAAAACGCGTGCGATTTCTGCGTCAGGTTAAGCATGAGTTAGGGCTTACTAACATTGAACCCGTACAGAGCCGCGTAGAAGATTTTCCTGCCGAGCCTGGGTTTGATGGCGTCATCAGCCGTGCCTTTGCCTCCATTGGTGACATGGTAAGCTGGTGTCATCATTTACCCGGCAGGGAAGGGCGCTTTTATGCCTTAAAAGGCGTGCAGCCAGACGATGAAATTGCTGCTTTGCCCGCGCCATTTGCTGTTGAAAAAATCATCCGATTGCAGGTGCCCGAACTGGAAGGTGAGCGTCATCTGGTGATTATTACTGCGCAATAA